The bacterium genome contains the following window.
ATTCGTGGATCGAAGCTCCTTATGTGATAGGCTGTTGACTTGGGAATGGATTATTACTTTGGGAAGAGAAGGACGCTGGCGGAGCTCGAGGAGATAGTCGCCGCGCTGAACGATGGGGGCAAGACAGTTGTCCTCGCCAACGGCTGCTTTGACATTCTGCACGTGGGTCATGTGCGCTATCTTGAGGCAGCCAGAGCACTTGGAGATTGCCTGGTGGTCGCGGTCAACGATGACGCCTCGGTCAGGAAGCTGAAAGGCCCGGGAAGGCCGGTCCTGGGCGAGGATGCCAGGGCCGAGATAATCGCCGGGCTGCAATCGACCGACTGGGTCTGCATCTTCTCGGGTTATGACGTCTCGAGCGTTATCGAGCGACTTAGGCCGCGCATTCACGCGAAAGGGACAGATTATACCGAGCAGACCGTGCCCGAGCGGGAGATTGTGAAGAGTTACGGGGGACGGACGGTGATCTGCGGCGATCCCAAGGCACACTCAACCAAGGATGTTATCAAGAGGATTGTAAACTTGCCGGAGTAGAGCCTTGAGAATATCCGTCGTAGTTCCCACATTCAACAGCAGAGACCTCCTTCCGGCCTGCCTCGAGGGGCTGCTCGGTCAGGATTTCGACCCATCGCAGTTCGAGGT
Protein-coding sequences here:
- a CDS encoding adenylyltransferase/cytidyltransferase family protein, whose amino-acid sequence is MDYYFGKRRTLAELEEIVAALNDGGKTVVLANGCFDILHVGHVRYLEAARALGDCLVVAVNDDASVRKLKGPGRPVLGEDARAEIIAGLQSTDWVCIFSGYDVSSVIERLRPRIHAKGTDYTEQTVPEREIVKSYGGRTVICGDPKAHSTKDVIKRIVNLPE